A single region of the Massilia sp. erpn genome encodes:
- a CDS encoding DUF58 domain-containing protein has translation MAAAKRARDRWLFQLGPREPGEVLLVMRRVFILPTRAGLAFCGLLLIMLIGAVNYNLGLGFALTFFTGACAVADMVMTARNLGLLRLAPGRAQPVFAGEEAQFELHLHNPGRRDRYAVWLGFQEQGAPRHVADVLAGASASVVLATPSTRRGWLAAPRVRLFTRFPLGLFGAWSYWLPDLKVLVYPFPEHDAPPLPTSGAASEDGHGQVGLDNFAGIRSYQPGDPMRHLAWRQIARLDPASGQLLTKHFEGGAVAELSLDFDQLPPGLDLELRLSRMTRWVLEAEQRALPYAFRLGRQHFPSALGEAHRAACLRALALYGSEETA, from the coding sequence ATGGCGGCGGCAAAGCGGGCGCGCGACCGCTGGCTGTTCCAGCTTGGTCCCCGCGAGCCGGGCGAAGTGCTGCTGGTGATGCGCCGCGTTTTCATCCTGCCCACGCGCGCCGGCCTGGCCTTCTGCGGCCTGCTGCTCATCATGCTGATCGGCGCGGTCAACTACAACCTCGGCCTGGGCTTTGCGCTGACCTTTTTCACCGGCGCCTGCGCCGTGGCCGATATGGTGATGACGGCGCGCAATCTGGGCTTGCTGCGCCTGGCGCCGGGCCGCGCCCAGCCCGTGTTCGCGGGTGAAGAGGCGCAGTTCGAGCTGCATCTGCATAATCCTGGACGGCGCGACCGTTACGCCGTCTGGCTCGGTTTCCAGGAACAGGGCGCGCCGCGCCATGTGGCCGACGTGCTGGCCGGTGCCAGCGCCAGCGTGGTGCTGGCCACGCCCAGCACGCGGCGCGGCTGGCTGGCGGCGCCGCGCGTGCGCCTGTTCACGCGCTTTCCGCTCGGCCTGTTCGGCGCCTGGAGCTACTGGCTGCCCGACCTGAAGGTGCTGGTCTATCCCTTCCCCGAACATGATGCGCCGCCGCTGCCCACCAGCGGCGCGGCCAGCGAGGATGGCCATGGCCAGGTGGGCCTGGATAACTTCGCCGGCATCCGCAGCTACCAGCCGGGCGATCCGATGCGCCACCTGGCCTGGCGCCAGATCGCCCGCCTCGATCCGGCCAGCGGCCAGCTGCTGACCAAGCATTTCGAGGGCGGCGCGGTGGCCGAGCTGAGTCTCGATTTCGACCAGCTCCCGCCCGGACTCGATCTGGAGTTGCGCCTGTCGCGCATGACGCGCTGGGTGCTGGAGGCCGAGCAACGCGCCCTGCCCTATGCCTTCCGCCTCGGCCGGCAGCATTTTCCGTCCGCGCTGGGCGAGGCCCACCGCGCCGCCTGCCTGCGCGCCCTGGCCCTGTACGGCAGCGAGGAGACGGCATGA
- a CDS encoding DUF3488 and transglutaminase-like domain-containing protein → MKHAVPDAGALPAAAPTPVLGLVARMTRDKADTLLLLLAALMVLLPHFAHLPLWTSITATLTLAWRAAITLLGRRLPPLWILLPVSVLAMGGVYLSFRTLLGRDPGVAMLALLLAFKLLEMQARRDLYVVVFLCFFLLLTDFFYSQSIFTALTMMATIVMLLTALVTFQYTGIVPPLKQRLLMAARIFLVAAPLGLLLFVAFPRIQGPLWGLPGDARSGRTGISDTMAPGSLSSLAASDDVAFRVRFLDPRPRQNQLYWRGVVLSNYDGRTWTRSGRPLYRGGLPAGLSIHLRGPGIRHEITMEPSGKRFLFTLEFTEPDLRIPGQRLRSSDELESYVMEPLHERLRYRAKAYPDFSLQGEASPARTAQWRQLPPGFNPRALELAASLRALDDPQAAVRAVLRKFRSEPYRYTLTPPALGRDAVDEFLFASRAGFCEHYASAFVYLMRAAGIPARVVTGYQGGELNPVDGYLIVRQSDAHAWAEVWLGEQGWQRVDPTAAVAPQRVEQSLARAIPAEPPFGLEGLAGLVDLQNDRASWLSWLRFNANAINNSWNQWVLDYNPERQRNFLAELNFALGNWRSALGLALVALLLFAAQRLRAGRGLDPVDAAYQAFCRQMARRGLPRAADEGPRSYAARLLAAALPEDKKAAMKEFLELYGALKYGVPDSGGRTHSVKRLNTLLMQSR, encoded by the coding sequence ATGAAGCACGCCGTCCCCGATGCCGGTGCGCTGCCGGCGGCCGCGCCGACGCCGGTCCTGGGCTTGGTGGCCCGCATGACGCGCGACAAGGCCGACACCCTGCTGCTGCTCCTGGCCGCGCTGATGGTGCTGCTGCCGCACTTCGCCCATCTGCCGCTGTGGACCAGCATCACGGCCACGCTCACGCTGGCCTGGCGCGCCGCCATCACCCTGCTGGGCCGCCGCCTGCCGCCGCTGTGGATCCTGCTGCCGGTGTCGGTGCTGGCCATGGGCGGCGTCTACCTGTCCTTCCGCACCCTGCTGGGACGCGATCCCGGCGTCGCCATGCTGGCCCTGCTGCTCGCCTTCAAGCTGCTGGAAATGCAGGCGCGGCGCGACCTGTACGTGGTGGTCTTCCTCTGCTTCTTCCTGCTGCTGACCGATTTCTTCTACTCGCAAAGCATCTTCACCGCGCTGACGATGATGGCCACCATCGTCATGCTGCTGACGGCCCTGGTCACCTTCCAGTACACCGGCATCGTGCCGCCGCTGAAACAGCGCCTGCTGATGGCGGCGCGCATCTTCCTGGTGGCCGCGCCTTTGGGCCTGCTGCTGTTCGTCGCCTTCCCGCGCATCCAGGGGCCGCTGTGGGGCTTGCCGGGCGATGCGCGCAGCGGGCGCACCGGCATTTCCGACACGATGGCGCCGGGCAGCCTGTCCAGCCTTGCCGCCTCCGACGACGTCGCCTTCCGCGTGCGCTTCCTCGATCCCCGGCCGCGCCAGAACCAGCTGTACTGGCGCGGCGTGGTGCTCAGCAACTACGACGGCCGCACCTGGACCCGCAGCGGCCGCCCGCTCTACCGCGGCGGCCTGCCCGCCGGCCTGAGCATCCACCTGCGCGGCCCCGGCATCCGTCACGAAATCACCATGGAGCCGAGTGGCAAGCGCTTCCTGTTCACGCTTGAATTCACCGAGCCGGATCTGCGCATTCCCGGCCAGCGCCTGCGCAGCAGCGACGAGCTGGAAAGCTATGTGATGGAGCCGCTGCATGAGCGCCTGCGCTACCGCGCCAAGGCTTACCCCGATTTCAGCCTGCAGGGCGAGGCCAGTCCGGCGCGCACGGCGCAGTGGCGCCAGCTGCCCCCCGGCTTCAATCCGCGCGCGCTGGAGCTGGCGGCCAGCCTGCGCGCCCTGGACGATCCCCAGGCGGCGGTGCGCGCCGTGCTGCGCAAATTTCGCAGCGAGCCGTATCGCTACACCCTGACGCCGCCTGCCCTGGGGCGCGATGCAGTGGATGAATTCCTGTTCGCCAGCCGCGCCGGTTTTTGCGAGCATTACGCCAGCGCCTTCGTCTACCTGATGCGCGCGGCCGGCATTCCAGCGCGCGTGGTCACCGGCTACCAGGGTGGCGAGCTGAATCCGGTGGACGGCTACCTGATCGTGCGCCAGTCCGACGCCCATGCCTGGGCCGAAGTCTGGCTGGGCGAGCAAGGCTGGCAGCGCGTCGACCCCACCGCCGCCGTCGCCCCGCAGCGTGTCGAGCAAAGCCTGGCGCGCGCCATCCCGGCCGAACCGCCCTTCGGCCTGGAGGGGCTGGCCGGCCTGGTGGACTTGCAGAACGACCGTGCATCGTGGCTTTCCTGGCTGCGTTTTAATGCCAATGCGATAAATAATTCTTGGAATCAATGGGTCCTGGATTACAATCCAGAAAGGCAGCGAAATTTCCTTGCGGAACTAAATTTCGCACTCGGCAACTGGCGCAGCGCGCTCGGCCTGGCCCTGGTGGCCCTGCTGCTGTTCGCCGCGCAGCGCCTGCGCGCCGGCCGCGGGCTCGATCCCGTGGATGCGGCCTACCAGGCTTTCTGCCGGCAGATGGCGCGGCGCGGCTTGCCGCGCGCGGCCGACGAAGGGCCGCGCAGCTACGCCGCGCGCCTCCTGGCCGCCGCCCTGCCCGAGGATAAAAAAGCTGCCATGAAAGAATTTCTGGAGCTGTACGGCGCCCTGAAATATGGCGTGCCGGACAGCGGTGGTCGAACCCATTCAGTCAAACGGCTGAACACCCTGTTGATGCAATCTCGATGA
- the mltB gene encoding lytic murein transglycosylase B: MKFSKPRILALTLLAAAVAAAALVPAELLAAQSKKVKKAAKAVVAKKAPGIDYTGEFVNFGQWKEVQQFLDEMVSKHGFERKELDAMLQQVRYVDAAVQLVKPAPPGKPKNWHAYSSRFIEPIRINAGVAFWNQHRDTLARAESQYGVPAEIIVGILGVETIYGRDTGRFRVMDVLTTLAFAYPLAPNREARMAFFRGELEATLLYARNTGSDPFALLGSYAGAVGLPQFMPGNIAKYAVDFDGDGKVDLRNSADDAIGSVAAFLVGHGWRREHGGPLVYTARVSPSRAWEAYVNQGLEAKYRREDLSAAGVVTTSSLPEGMLYGLVDLQNGPDPTEYWVGTPNFYTITQYNRSYFYAMSVVELGRAVSLSRKEL, translated from the coding sequence ATGAAATTTTCCAAACCCCGTATCCTGGCCCTGACCCTGCTGGCCGCCGCCGTGGCCGCCGCCGCCCTGGTTCCGGCCGAACTGCTGGCCGCGCAAAGCAAAAAAGTCAAAAAAGCCGCCAAGGCCGTGGTCGCCAAAAAGGCGCCCGGCATCGATTACACCGGCGAATTCGTGAATTTCGGCCAATGGAAGGAAGTGCAGCAATTCCTCGATGAAATGGTGAGCAAGCACGGCTTCGAGCGCAAGGAGCTGGACGCCATGCTGCAGCAAGTGCGCTATGTGGACGCCGCCGTGCAGCTGGTGAAGCCGGCGCCGCCGGGCAAGCCGAAGAACTGGCACGCCTACAGCAGCCGCTTTATCGAACCGATCCGCATCAATGCCGGCGTGGCCTTCTGGAACCAGCACCGCGACACGCTGGCGCGCGCCGAATCGCAGTATGGCGTGCCGGCCGAAATCATCGTCGGCATTCTCGGCGTGGAAACCATTTACGGCCGCGATACCGGCCGCTTCCGCGTGATGGATGTGCTGACCACGCTGGCCTTCGCCTATCCGCTGGCACCCAACCGCGAAGCGCGCATGGCCTTCTTCCGCGGCGAGCTGGAAGCGACCCTGCTGTATGCGCGCAATACCGGCAGCGATCCCTTCGCCCTGCTCGGCTCCTATGCCGGCGCCGTCGGCCTGCCGCAGTTCATGCCCGGCAATATCGCCAAGTACGCTGTCGATTTCGACGGCGACGGCAAGGTCGATCTGCGCAACTCGGCCGACGATGCGATCGGCAGCGTGGCGGCCTTCCTGGTCGGCCATGGCTGGCGGCGCGAACATGGCGGCCCGTTGGTCTACACGGCGCGCGTTTCGCCCAGCCGCGCCTGGGAGGCCTATGTGAACCAGGGCCTGGAAGCAAAATACCGGCGCGAAGACTTGTCTGCGGCCGGCGTCGTCACCACCTCATCCTTACCGGAAGGCATGCTGTATGGCTTGGTGGACTTGCAAAACGGTCCCGACCCAACCGAATACTGGGTCGGTACGCCGAACTTCTACACGATCACGCAATACAACCGAAGCTACTTCTATGCCATGTCGGTGGTGGAACTGGGACGGGCCGTGAGCCTGAGCCGAAAAGAGTTGTAA
- the cysM gene encoding cysteine synthase CysM, with amino-acid sequence MTYKTIADTIGNTPLVQLLRIPGAEAAARNNIILGKLEGDNPAGSVKDRAAMSMLRRAEERGDIKPGDTLIEATSGNTGIALAMAAAIRGYKMLLLMPENLSEERRQSMAAYGAQIILTPRTGGMEYARDMAEQMQKDGKGVILDQFGNADNPRAHYEGTGPEIWRDTDGRITHFVSAMGTTGTIMGVSQYLKEQNPEVRIIGAQPEEGSQIPGIRKWPEAYMPKIFDKARVDQVEYVTQAAAERMARRLAAEEGIFCGISAAGACEIALRVSQTVENATIVFIVCDRGDRYLSTGVFPA; translated from the coding sequence ATGACCTATAAGACAATTGCCGATACGATCGGCAACACCCCGCTGGTGCAGCTGCTACGCATCCCCGGCGCCGAAGCGGCGGCCCGCAACAACATCATCCTGGGGAAACTGGAAGGCGATAATCCGGCCGGTTCGGTCAAGGACCGTGCCGCTATGTCCATGTTGCGCCGGGCCGAAGAGCGCGGCGATATCAAGCCGGGCGACACCCTGATCGAAGCGACCAGCGGCAATACCGGCATTGCGCTGGCGATGGCGGCGGCGATCCGCGGCTACAAGATGCTGCTGCTGATGCCGGAAAACCTGAGTGAGGAACGGCGCCAGAGTATGGCCGCCTACGGCGCGCAAATCATCCTGACGCCGCGCACCGGCGGCATGGAGTATGCGCGCGATATGGCCGAGCAGATGCAGAAGGACGGCAAGGGCGTCATCCTTGACCAGTTCGGCAATGCCGACAATCCGCGCGCCCACTACGAAGGCACGGGACCGGAAATCTGGCGCGATACGGACGGCCGCATCACGCACTTCGTCAGTGCCATGGGCACCACCGGCACCATCATGGGCGTGTCGCAATATCTGAAGGAGCAGAATCCGGAGGTGCGCATCATCGGCGCCCAGCCGGAGGAGGGATCGCAGATCCCCGGCATCCGCAAATGGCCGGAAGCCTATATGCCGAAAATCTTCGACAAGGCGCGCGTGGATCAGGTGGAGTATGTGACGCAGGCAGCGGCGGAGCGCATGGCGCGCCGTCTGGCGGCGGAGGAGGGCATCTTCTGCGGCATCTCGGCAGCCGGCGCCTGTGAAATTGCGCTGCGTGTGTCGCAGACCGTGGAGAACGCAACCATCGTGTTCATCGTCTGCGATCGCGGCGACCGCTATTTATCCACGGGCGTATTCCCGGCATAA
- a CDS encoding CAP domain-containing protein — MKNNFKNTMAMAAIVALLSACGGGGGSSPATPAPTGPGTGNPTPTEPTVPVVIPGDLQTTVPAMSYVPGSEQAAFVSALNAFRAQVGLGLLAQSTQLDAAATNHLNYVLANDVKYGGSVDMRAIDPVTRRNFFHIETAGKQLFSGTQELDRAKAAGYPGIYVGEEGMFGGGKGAAAALDSVTSTIYHRAGLMYQGLRDVGIAVGKDRSQTFVLEMGYGKPQTNASDFLGVYPADKQTGVGLHTGVEATNPFPELSTSNDDFPTKTGYPVSVVTQEGTRLEVITFTIVEAGSGTPLSARMLTTDNDPNRYLASNCVYLVANAPLKSNTAYKVVFSGRVNNKLVDKTWTFTTK; from the coding sequence ATGAAAAACAACTTCAAAAACACCATGGCTATGGCCGCTATCGTCGCTCTCCTTTCCGCTTGCGGCGGTGGGGGTGGCAGTTCTCCAGCAACTCCGGCGCCCACTGGCCCGGGAACAGGCAATCCGACGCCGACCGAGCCGACCGTACCGGTCGTCATTCCCGGTGATCTGCAAACGACCGTTCCGGCCATGAGCTATGTTCCGGGCAGCGAGCAGGCGGCCTTCGTCAGTGCGCTCAACGCCTTCCGCGCCCAAGTCGGACTCGGCCTGTTGGCACAAAGCACCCAGCTGGACGCAGCGGCGACGAACCACCTCAATTATGTCCTCGCCAATGACGTGAAGTATGGCGGCAGCGTCGACATGCGGGCTATTGATCCGGTAACGCGCCGTAACTTCTTCCATATCGAAACTGCTGGCAAGCAGTTGTTTTCCGGTACGCAGGAGCTGGATCGCGCGAAGGCTGCTGGCTATCCCGGCATCTATGTCGGTGAAGAAGGCATGTTTGGCGGCGGTAAAGGTGCAGCAGCGGCTCTCGATAGCGTTACGTCGACGATCTACCACCGCGCAGGCCTGATGTACCAGGGGTTGCGTGATGTGGGTATCGCCGTCGGCAAGGACAGATCTCAGACCTTCGTGCTTGAGATGGGCTACGGCAAACCGCAGACCAACGCCAGCGATTTCCTGGGCGTTTATCCTGCTGACAAACAAACCGGGGTCGGCTTGCATACCGGCGTGGAAGCGACGAATCCATTCCCTGAGCTGTCGACCAGTAACGACGACTTTCCGACCAAGACGGGCTATCCGGTTAGCGTGGTCACGCAAGAAGGTACGCGTCTCGAGGTGATTACCTTTACGATCGTTGAAGCCGGCTCCGGTACACCGCTGTCGGCCCGGATGCTCACCACGGACAATGATCCGAATCGTTATCTGGCCTCCAACTGCGTGTACCTTGTCGCAAACGCGCCGCTCAAGTCGAACACGGCCTACAAGGTTGTGTTCAGTGGGCGCGTCAACAACAAGCTGGTCGATAAGACCTGGACTTTCACCACGAAGTAA